The Mesobacillus jeotgali genome window below encodes:
- a CDS encoding HAD family hydrolase, with protein MAAYNVILLDLDGTITDPKVGITKSVQYALRKMGKAAPNVDQLEGFIGPPLQVSFAEYFDFDEHQTEMAIDFYRERFKEKGIFENELYPNIPDLLKFLKEQSFSLAVATSKPTVFADQILKHFKIEHYFDLVVGSNLDGTRTSKTEIIEYILNEYHQHMPEDFIMIGDRKHDIEGACNNGIDSIGVLYGYGSLEELRNSRPVYIVESVEQLREVLMGSRVK; from the coding sequence ATGGCTGCATATAATGTAATTCTATTGGATTTAGACGGAACGATTACAGACCCGAAAGTCGGAATTACCAAATCCGTTCAATATGCATTGCGGAAAATGGGTAAAGCTGCACCTAACGTCGATCAACTTGAAGGTTTTATTGGGCCTCCCCTTCAGGTTTCATTCGCTGAATACTTCGATTTTGATGAACACCAAACTGAGATGGCCATTGATTTTTACAGAGAAAGGTTTAAGGAAAAGGGGATATTCGAGAATGAGTTGTATCCAAACATTCCTGATCTATTAAAGTTTTTAAAAGAACAGAGTTTTAGTTTGGCTGTCGCTACTTCCAAACCTACCGTCTTTGCTGATCAAATATTAAAGCATTTTAAGATTGAACACTATTTTGACCTTGTTGTTGGAAGTAACCTTGATGGAACGAGAACATCAAAAACAGAAATCATTGAGTACATACTAAATGAGTACCACCAGCATATGCCGGAAGATTTTATTATGATTGGCGATCGGAAACACGATATTGAGGGTGCCTGTAATAACGGGATTGACTCAATAGGAGTGTTGTATGGATATGGATCTCTAGAAGAGTTAAGAAACTCCCGGCCTGTGTATATTGTCGAGAGCGTTGAACAGTTAAGGGAGGTTTTGATGGGGAGTCGCGTCAAATAA
- a CDS encoding HAMP domain-containing sensor histidine kinase produces MNIHRRFIYQFFFQLITVFVLFFIILLSFWAFLGYSLMDMESRQDLSKAEDFFVSSHVSFKEEKAVFDDELKILAKEQNGWLLSINDQGKVLGTYNMPGKAPEFLKESEIASLTLGGSSGSAQYTYWELEDKKRYILFGKIQLEEQLLEQISPTVDWELQKLKLSEKIQRELSQRNGWVQLIDPEGNVVDEYGAENQDNEYTVNRLFTKRHTEESSTALHFDPSTEQAILVGIPAVNKTSALEKGMFDSLNKSLMVIFLVAFLLLLAGTLWYARKFGVPLLTLMNWIQNLGSGVYQEPTDVHDRPVTRNRKGKLKRKFRLYKELIATLSQLTETLKQNEKQQKIMAQTREEWISGLSHDLKTPLSSISGYAQMLASTDYSWSEKETREFAHIMADKSDYMMDLLEDLTLTYRLKNHALPIAKEPTDLNEFIRRIIIHYINDPAHQDKSFDFTPYPDSITASIDPKWFQRIMDNVIANAIKYNPPGTAISVTLTTIEDHLIVITIEDDGIGMESATLEKLFSRYYRGTHTGETGSGSGLGMAITKQLVHLHNGTIQGQSQPRKGTTIRIMLPTKQ; encoded by the coding sequence ATGAACATACATAGAAGATTCATCTATCAATTCTTTTTTCAATTAATTACTGTTTTTGTCCTTTTTTTCATCATACTGCTCTCATTTTGGGCTTTTCTTGGATATTCTCTGATGGATATGGAATCCAGACAGGACCTCTCTAAGGCCGAAGATTTTTTTGTATCCAGCCATGTAAGCTTCAAGGAAGAGAAGGCTGTTTTTGATGACGAGCTGAAAATCCTCGCAAAGGAACAGAATGGATGGCTTCTCTCCATCAATGATCAGGGAAAAGTCCTGGGAACTTATAATATGCCAGGAAAAGCTCCTGAATTTTTAAAGGAAAGTGAAATTGCCTCCCTCACTTTAGGAGGAAGCAGCGGGTCAGCTCAATATACTTATTGGGAGCTTGAAGATAAAAAGCGTTATATCCTTTTCGGAAAAATACAGTTGGAAGAACAACTTTTGGAACAAATCTCACCAACCGTTGACTGGGAACTCCAAAAATTGAAGTTATCTGAGAAGATCCAAAGAGAACTATCCCAAAGGAATGGTTGGGTCCAACTTATAGACCCTGAAGGAAATGTAGTAGATGAATATGGAGCTGAAAATCAAGACAACGAGTACACAGTCAATAGGCTTTTCACAAAGCGACATACGGAAGAAAGCTCCACAGCATTACATTTTGACCCAAGCACAGAACAAGCCATCCTTGTAGGGATTCCAGCAGTTAATAAGACATCTGCCTTGGAAAAAGGCATGTTTGATTCCTTAAACAAAAGTCTTATGGTCATTTTTCTTGTGGCATTCCTGCTGCTCCTTGCCGGAACACTGTGGTACGCGCGAAAATTTGGAGTGCCTCTGCTGACTTTAATGAATTGGATCCAAAACCTGGGAAGCGGAGTTTATCAGGAGCCGACCGATGTTCATGACCGGCCGGTAACTCGAAACAGAAAAGGAAAATTGAAAAGAAAGTTCCGGCTATATAAAGAATTAATTGCAACGCTATCTCAGCTTACCGAAACACTGAAGCAAAATGAAAAACAGCAGAAAATCATGGCCCAGACGAGAGAAGAATGGATCAGTGGCCTTTCCCATGATTTAAAAACGCCGCTGTCTTCCATTTCGGGCTACGCCCAAATGCTCGCCTCCACTGACTATTCCTGGTCAGAAAAGGAAACAAGGGAATTTGCTCACATTATGGCCGATAAATCAGATTATATGATGGACCTGCTGGAGGACCTAACATTAACCTACCGGCTCAAAAACCATGCTTTGCCAATTGCCAAGGAGCCGACCGATTTGAACGAATTTATTCGGCGGATCATCATCCATTACATTAATGATCCCGCCCATCAAGACAAATCATTTGATTTCACTCCGTATCCTGATTCAATTACTGCTTCCATTGACCCAAAATGGTTTCAGCGCATTATGGATAATGTCATCGCCAATGCCATTAAATATAATCCGCCTGGCACCGCCATTTCGGTTACACTGACCACCATAGAGGACCATTTAATTGTCATTACTATTGAAGATGATGGCATTGGCATGGAAAGCGCCACACTCGAAAAACTATTCAGCCGCTATTACAGAGGAACTCACACCGGCGAAACAGGAAGCGGTTCAGGACTTGGCATGGCCATCACGAAACAACTCGTCCACCTCCACAACGGGACTATCCAAGGCCAAAGCCAACCCCGAAAAGGCACAACCATCCGAATCATGCTGCCTACAAAACAGTGA
- a CDS encoding response regulator transcription factor, with the protein MQDSKLLLVDDEKAILQMLTTILQREQFNQIDTASTAAEALELCRTKTYDLILLDVMLPDRSGFDICPLIRETTAAPIFFLTARSTDLDKLSGFALGADDYITKPFNPLEVAARIKAHLRRHKGSPPVSVQTIYDFGRIKINTSAGEVTVSGKKIDLPAQVYQLLLFLSKHPNQLFSKSQLYEQVWGEEGFGEDNTVMVHIRKLREKIEINPSNPSHIITIRGLGYKFVPEGSNHEHT; encoded by the coding sequence ATGCAAGATTCAAAATTGCTGCTGGTGGATGATGAAAAAGCCATTTTGCAGATGCTGACCACCATTTTGCAGCGTGAACAGTTCAATCAAATCGATACTGCCTCCACCGCCGCAGAAGCATTGGAGCTTTGCCGGACGAAGACCTATGACCTTATTCTGTTGGATGTGATGCTCCCTGACCGGAGCGGTTTTGATATTTGCCCTTTAATCAGAGAAACAACTGCTGCTCCCATCTTCTTTCTGACCGCTCGTTCTACCGACCTTGATAAACTTTCAGGATTTGCCCTTGGAGCGGATGACTATATCACGAAGCCATTTAACCCGCTTGAAGTCGCTGCCCGCATCAAGGCACACCTGCGACGGCATAAAGGAAGTCCACCTGTTTCCGTACAGACAATCTATGATTTTGGCAGAATTAAGATTAATACATCAGCAGGCGAGGTTACTGTTTCAGGAAAAAAAATAGACCTGCCAGCCCAAGTCTATCAGCTTCTTCTTTTTCTAAGTAAACATCCCAACCAGCTATTCAGCAAAAGCCAGCTATACGAGCAAGTATGGGGAGAAGAAGGATTTGGTGAGGACAACACGGTCATGGTGCATATCCGAAAGCTGCGAGAGAAGATCGAAATCAATCCGAGCAATCCTAGCCATATTATTACAATAAGGGGCCTCGGCTATAAATTCGTACCGGAAGGCAGCAATCATGAACATACATAG
- a CDS encoding ABC transporter permease subunit yields MFVMCKREFVSLFKGIKSIIMIGILFAVSYYSAKFSSFLFSTMELKASEAEDIHTIGLLVVILLLGQLFVFGLSHDTINREIHERTMRFLVTRVSRSSILLGKFLGIWMFWCVCLVVSFLLVSIYSKKIDLFIFSQTVSLVTYQVAIAVLLSVLIPRPGFTMFLGNILGLLLPILGFWTTFSQNGWVNWVKFFIPFYYLERDDYTFLIIFGLAGLMVLVAAAVFKRREC; encoded by the coding sequence ATGTTTGTCATGTGCAAAAGAGAGTTTGTTAGCCTTTTTAAAGGGATTAAATCCATCATAATGATTGGTATTTTATTCGCTGTGTCGTATTATTCAGCGAAGTTTTCCAGTTTCCTATTTTCCACCATGGAGTTAAAGGCAAGCGAGGCTGAGGATATTCATACGATCGGCCTTTTAGTTGTCATTTTGCTGCTTGGACAATTATTCGTGTTTGGTTTGTCCCACGACACAATCAACAGAGAAATTCACGAACGGACGATGAGATTTCTGGTGACAAGGGTATCACGATCATCTATATTATTGGGGAAATTTTTAGGAATATGGATGTTCTGGTGTGTCTGCCTTGTGGTGTCCTTTTTGCTTGTCAGTATCTATTCCAAAAAGATTGATCTGTTTATTTTTTCTCAGACAGTGAGCCTGGTCACGTACCAGGTCGCTATCGCTGTATTGTTATCTGTTCTTATTCCAAGACCTGGTTTTACCATGTTCCTGGGCAATATCCTTGGGCTGCTCCTGCCTATTTTAGGGTTTTGGACTACGTTCTCGCAAAATGGCTGGGTAAACTGGGTGAAGTTCTTTATTCCTTTTTACTATCTGGAACGGGATGATTACACTTTTTTAATCATATTTGGGTTGGCTGGTTTGATGGTGCTGGTTGCAGCCGCTGTTTTTAAAAGGAGGGAATGCTGA
- a CDS encoding ABC transporter ATP-binding protein has protein sequence MNAIETKQLSKAYGGHKVVKGIDLSIKKGEVFGFLGRNGAGKSTFINMLTGIISPSGGSYSLLGIEGPDHKVMKQVGVMPDYSSFYTSWTPMEHLRFFSELSGSKASKVRCREVLGRVDLLQHANKKTGKFSFGMKKKLGIAQAIIHDPELVFLDEPTSGMDAESVIQVHRLIRELQEEGKTILMTSHNLDEVEKICTRIAIMRDGIIDKIGTMEELRAYYRSTMTVKMKHSIVPIQEQAKLKQWLESAGTLLEHGEAVTVITIGDEKKIAEIIRAFTQCKADVLRVEVEEPSLEDIFLDE, from the coding sequence ATGAATGCGATCGAAACGAAACAGCTTTCAAAAGCGTATGGCGGCCATAAGGTGGTCAAAGGAATTGATTTATCAATAAAAAAGGGAGAAGTATTTGGTTTTTTGGGGCGTAATGGAGCAGGGAAATCAACCTTTATTAATATGCTTACAGGCATCATATCACCTAGCGGCGGTTCCTACTCACTCCTCGGGATTGAAGGTCCGGATCACAAAGTGATGAAACAAGTGGGAGTCATGCCGGATTACTCATCCTTTTATACATCATGGACGCCAATGGAACATCTGCGTTTTTTCTCAGAGTTATCGGGCAGCAAGGCGTCAAAAGTGAGGTGCAGGGAGGTCCTTGGAAGGGTGGATCTTTTACAGCATGCCAATAAGAAAACGGGGAAGTTCTCCTTTGGCATGAAAAAGAAATTGGGGATTGCTCAGGCTATTATTCATGACCCGGAGCTGGTGTTCCTTGATGAACCTACGTCAGGGATGGACGCAGAATCGGTTATTCAGGTTCACCGTCTCATTAGGGAACTCCAAGAAGAGGGAAAGACGATTTTAATGACTTCACATAACCTGGATGAAGTGGAGAAGATTTGCACAAGGATTGCGATTATGCGGGATGGAATCATCGATAAGATTGGGACAATGGAGGAATTACGGGCCTATTACCGGTCGACCATGACGGTCAAAATGAAACATTCGATTGTGCCAATACAGGAACAAGCTAAGCTGAAGCAGTGGCTTGAGTCTGCGGGTACCTTGCTCGAACATGGGGAAGCAGTTACCGTCATCACGATCGGTGATGAGAAAAAGATTGCTGAAATAATCAGGGCGTTTACCCAATGCAAAGCGGATGTTTTGCGGGTGGAAGTGGAAGAACCATCGCTAGAGGACATTTTTTTAGATGAATAG
- a CDS encoding PH domain-containing protein: MLVDIKEPQNSISRKAINVWIISEIIQNFIGFAVLGILFYLDDRFLWKEWIGWVLILLLAISIPAAIWAFISPYIQYKSWRYEVDEEFVQLKSGVLEEKHLLIPMTKIQSVETVQGPLMRKYGLYSVSIGTMGSTHVIPALPKEEAVSLRNQIAKYAKVKDEDE, translated from the coding sequence ATGCTAGTAGACATTAAAGAACCTCAAAACTCCATATCCCGTAAAGCTATCAATGTCTGGATCATCAGCGAAATCATTCAGAACTTCATTGGATTTGCGGTTCTGGGGATTTTGTTTTATCTGGATGATCGATTTTTATGGAAAGAATGGATTGGCTGGGTGTTGATACTCCTATTGGCTATCTCGATTCCAGCGGCAATTTGGGCTTTCATTTCTCCATATATTCAATATAAAAGCTGGCGTTATGAAGTGGATGAAGAATTTGTCCAGCTGAAGTCAGGGGTCTTGGAGGAGAAGCACCTGCTGATTCCCATGACAAAAATACAATCTGTTGAAACGGTACAGGGACCACTTATGAGGAAATACGGTCTATATTCAGTGAGCATAGGAACAATGGGATCCACCCATGTTATTCCGGCTTTGCCAAAAGAGGAGGCTGTCTCCTTACGGAATCAGATTGCTAAATATGCCAAAGTGAAGGATGAGGACGAATGA
- a CDS encoding PH domain-containing protein has translation MRQARRYHPFRMLFGLIHLLRNTAFLALFLFVMKADSQSFLIVWGRKLFLPFIALSVISIFLRWLSEKYDAADGHFHVYKGVFISSRQTVPFSKIQNISRHTSIVHRILGVTSLTFETGMDGENSQIKFTVVTHGEADKLEGALREGMPEDFRGEDETDGRTIHFTPERKNIIKAAISSLSFLVLISFGISVYTKASDIWDVKEGALSFLQGFLDSWPIWLAGLTVVILLSVLFGFLWTYLKYGKYEISSDQERIYIRKGLLEETSFTISKERVQAIDIRQNLMKRLTGVAAVTLSTVGDTEAGEEKDGANSLFPYLPVNLACKIAEEILPDYTISQNMIPLPRKALWASLLTPSWIWMMASAPLFYFKPEILGFEKTWIILTVILFILVVMGRVSAFFNARYLIHGEFIQFRTGILGTRVFISKRSKIIQAEITATRWQKAFGLASIQTVNRGKPVQHSGIKNIPTQTANSFYSWYKRRNNQIKTR, from the coding sequence ATGAGACAAGCAAGAAGATATCATCCTTTTCGTATGTTATTTGGACTCATCCACCTACTAAGAAATACTGCGTTTCTCGCCTTGTTTTTATTTGTGATGAAAGCCGATTCGCAATCCTTTTTGATCGTATGGGGAAGGAAGCTCTTTCTCCCTTTTATCGCATTGTCCGTTATATCGATTTTTCTGAGATGGCTATCTGAGAAATACGATGCGGCGGATGGCCATTTTCATGTATATAAGGGTGTTTTTATTTCTTCCAGGCAAACGGTACCCTTCTCGAAAATCCAAAATATTAGCAGGCATACCTCGATTGTCCACCGTATTTTGGGTGTCACTTCACTTACCTTTGAGACTGGCATGGATGGGGAAAATTCACAGATTAAATTTACAGTGGTTACTCACGGAGAAGCTGACAAGCTGGAAGGGGCGCTTAGGGAGGGAATGCCAGAAGATTTTCGCGGAGAGGATGAAACCGATGGGCGGACGATTCATTTTACACCTGAAAGGAAGAATATAATAAAGGCAGCCATTTCTTCATTGAGCTTTCTTGTTTTGATTTCTTTCGGAATTTCTGTTTACACGAAGGCCTCGGATATTTGGGATGTAAAGGAGGGGGCATTGAGTTTTCTTCAAGGATTTCTTGATTCCTGGCCCATATGGTTGGCTGGCCTTACAGTTGTGATCCTATTGTCTGTCTTATTCGGTTTTTTATGGACCTATCTGAAATATGGCAAATACGAAATTTCTTCTGATCAAGAGCGGATCTATATTCGCAAAGGCCTTTTGGAGGAGACGTCCTTTACGATCTCTAAGGAAAGGGTACAGGCGATTGACATCAGGCAGAACTTGATGAAGCGTTTGACAGGTGTAGCGGCCGTCACATTGTCTACAGTTGGAGATACAGAGGCTGGGGAGGAAAAGGATGGAGCCAACTCGCTGTTTCCCTATCTTCCTGTTAACCTCGCCTGCAAAATTGCAGAGGAAATCCTGCCCGATTATACCATTTCACAAAACATGATTCCGCTGCCTAGAAAAGCTTTGTGGGCCAGCCTTTTGACGCCAAGCTGGATCTGGATGATGGCATCTGCACCACTCTTTTATTTCAAGCCGGAAATACTTGGCTTCGAGAAAACCTGGATCATTCTTACTGTCATTCTCTTCATTCTGGTCGTAATGGGAAGAGTTTCAGCATTTTTCAATGCGCGTTATCTGATCCATGGAGAGTTTATACAGTTTAGGACGGGCATCCTCGGCACAAGAGTATTTATTTCGAAGCGCAGCAAAATAATTCAAGCGGAGATCACCGCAACCCGATGGCAAAAAGCCTTCGGACTCGCATCCATACAGACCGTCAACAGAGGAAAACCTGTCCAGCATTCAGGCATAAAAAACATACCAACACAAACAGCCAACTCCTTCTATTCCTGGTATAAAAGAAGGAACAACCAAATAAAAACAAGATAG
- the ilvE gene encoding branched-chain-amino-acid transaminase, which yields MKEQLIFLNGQFVSKKDAVVSVYDHGFLYGDGVFEGIRVYEGNVFRLQEHVDRLYDSAKSIMLSIPYSKQELSDLVVETLRVNDLLNAYIRVVVSRGVGNLGLDPASCSRPQVIVIAEELALFPKELYESGIEIVTVATRRNRSDVLSPKVKSLNYLNNILVRIEAGLSGVNEALMLNDQGYVAEGSADNVFIVKNGEILTPPGYVGALEGITRNAIMEIARNLGFSMREEVFTRHDVYVADEVFLTGTAAEVIAVVKVDGRVVGDGKPGAVTNQLLKEFRKTVVEDGVKVYEQQIV from the coding sequence ATGAAGGAGCAATTGATCTTTTTGAATGGCCAGTTTGTCAGTAAGAAAGACGCTGTTGTATCGGTGTATGATCATGGTTTTCTATACGGAGATGGTGTCTTCGAGGGGATTCGAGTGTATGAAGGCAATGTGTTCAGGCTTCAGGAGCATGTTGATCGCCTGTATGACTCGGCGAAGTCCATTATGTTGTCCATTCCTTACAGCAAACAGGAGTTAAGCGATCTTGTGGTTGAGACTTTGAGAGTGAATGACCTGTTGAATGCCTATATTCGCGTGGTTGTTTCCAGGGGAGTAGGAAATCTGGGCCTCGACCCGGCTTCCTGTTCAAGGCCGCAGGTCATCGTCATTGCGGAGGAGCTTGCATTATTCCCGAAAGAGTTATATGAGTCAGGCATTGAGATTGTCACGGTGGCCACGAGACGGAATCGCTCGGATGTGCTTTCGCCTAAAGTGAAATCATTGAACTATTTGAATAATATCCTTGTCCGGATTGAGGCCGGTTTATCCGGGGTGAATGAAGCGCTGATGCTGAACGATCAGGGCTATGTGGCAGAAGGCTCTGCGGATAATGTTTTTATCGTAAAAAATGGCGAGATCCTGACGCCTCCCGGGTATGTGGGAGCGCTGGAAGGGATCACGAGAAATGCCATCATGGAAATCGCCCGCAATCTTGGGTTCTCGATGAGGGAGGAAGTTTTCACAAGGCATGATGTCTATGTGGCCGATGAGGTCTTTTTAACCGGGACGGCGGCAGAGGTCATTGCGGTTGTGAAGGTGGATGGCCGAGTGGTCGGTGATGGAAAACCAGGTGCTGTCACAAATCAACTTTTAAAAGAGTTCAGGAAAACCGTCGTTGAGGACGGAGTCAAAGTCTATGAACAGCAAATTGTATAG
- the ilvD gene encoding dihydroxy-acid dehydratase, protein MRSDMIKKGVDRAPHRSLLYATGVKLEDLEKPFIGVCNSYIDIIPGHVHLRQFADVVKDAIREAGGIPFEFNTIGVDDGIAMGHIGMRYSLPSRELIADSAETVINAHWFDGVFYIPNCDKITPGMLMAAVRTNVPSVFVSGGPMEAGVSSTGKPLSLVSVFEGVGAYQSGRMSQEELLDIEQNACPTCGSCSGMFTANSMNSLMEMLGVALPGNGTLVATSEERHQLIYEAARHLVEMIKKDIKPRDIITKETIDDAFALDMAMGGSTNTVLHTLAIANEAEIDYDLSRINEVAKRIPYLSKISPASDYSMQDVHNAGGVSAIIKQLCEMEGAVHPDRITITGKSLYENVKDAEVLNGDVIRSKETAYSPVGGLSVLFGNIAPDGGVIKVGAVDPSIKTFKGEAIVYESQDEALAGIEGGDVREGHVVVIRYEGPKGGPGMPEMLAPTAAIAGRGLEKKVALITDGRFSGASRGISIGHISPEAAEGGPIAFVENGDPIFIDLEERTIFLEVPEGELQERKAQWKQPEPKIKKGYLARYSKLVTSASTGGILKI, encoded by the coding sequence ATGCGCAGTGACATGATCAAAAAGGGAGTTGACCGCGCTCCGCACAGAAGCTTGCTTTATGCAACCGGCGTGAAATTAGAGGATCTGGAGAAGCCTTTCATTGGCGTGTGCAATTCGTATATCGATATTATTCCGGGGCACGTCCATTTGAGGCAGTTCGCGGATGTGGTCAAGGACGCAATCAGAGAGGCGGGCGGGATTCCGTTCGAGTTCAATACGATTGGCGTTGATGATGGGATTGCGATGGGGCATATCGGCATGAGGTATTCCCTGCCGAGCAGAGAGCTGATCGCTGATTCAGCCGAAACCGTCATTAATGCCCATTGGTTCGATGGTGTTTTCTACATCCCGAACTGCGACAAGATCACTCCCGGGATGCTGATGGCGGCAGTGCGGACGAATGTCCCTTCTGTATTTGTTTCGGGCGGCCCGATGGAGGCTGGGGTTTCCAGCACCGGGAAGCCATTATCGCTTGTATCTGTATTTGAAGGCGTAGGAGCCTATCAATCTGGGAGAATGTCTCAAGAGGAATTGCTGGATATCGAGCAGAATGCTTGTCCTACTTGTGGCTCATGCTCGGGCATGTTCACGGCCAACTCTATGAATTCACTGATGGAAATGCTCGGTGTTGCGCTCCCAGGTAACGGCACACTTGTTGCGACATCGGAAGAGCGCCATCAATTAATCTATGAGGCAGCTCGCCATTTGGTCGAGATGATTAAAAAGGATATCAAGCCAAGAGACATCATCACCAAGGAAACGATTGACGATGCCTTTGCGCTGGATATGGCGATGGGCGGATCGACGAATACGGTCCTCCATACGCTTGCGATTGCGAATGAAGCGGAAATTGACTATGACTTGAGCCGGATTAATGAGGTGGCAAAACGGATTCCTTATTTGTCTAAAATCAGCCCGGCCTCCGATTATTCGATGCAGGATGTCCATAATGCCGGTGGTGTCAGCGCGATTATCAAGCAGCTTTGTGAAATGGAAGGAGCTGTACACCCGGACCGGATCACCATCACTGGTAAATCACTTTATGAAAATGTAAAGGATGCCGAGGTTCTAAATGGTGATGTCATCCGCAGCAAGGAAACAGCCTATAGCCCTGTCGGCGGTTTATCTGTTCTGTTTGGGAATATCGCACCAGATGGAGGCGTCATCAAGGTTGGAGCAGTGGACCCTTCCATCAAGACTTTTAAAGGTGAAGCGATTGTCTATGAATCTCAGGATGAGGCTTTGGCTGGAATCGAAGGTGGCGATGTACGTGAGGGACATGTGGTTGTCATCCGCTACGAAGGGCCAAAAGGTGGTCCGGGAATGCCGGAAATGCTTGCGCCAACAGCCGCGATTGCCGGAAGAGGCCTGGAAAAGAAAGTCGCCCTGATTACAGATGGCAGATTCTCAGGAGCCTCAAGGGGCATTTCCATTGGACACATTTCACCGGAAGCGGCTGAGGGCGGGCCAATCGCCTTTGTTGAAAATGGAGATCCTATTTTCATTGATTTAGAGGAAAGAACCATTTTCCTGGAGGTTCCTGAAGGAGAATTACAGGAGCGGAAAGCACAATGGAAACAGCCGGAGCCGAAGATCAAGAAAGGTTATCTGGCTCGCTATTCCAAGCTCGTCACCTCAGCAAGCACGGGTGGCATCCTGAAAATTTAA